A genome region from Gemmatimonadaceae bacterium includes the following:
- the ftsZ gene encoding cell division protein FtsZ, with translation MIFEFEERNDSNAVIKVIGVGGGGGNAVNRMIEEHLSGVEFISVNTDAQALHNSKADVKIQIGRKLTNGLGAGARPDVGRQSIEENREEVSRTVAGADLVFVTCGMGGGTGTGAAPVIAELAREAGALTVGIVTKPFLFEGRKRMRQAELGISELRKHVDTMIVVPNERLLAVVGRGMPFQDALKKADEVLLQATSGISGIINTSSTINVDFADVRTVMQNGGSALMGSGIGRGENRAMEAAQQAIASPLLDSVSITGAQSVLINIVGGPDLQLGEVQQIAELVQESVGDDAEIIFGGDSSNPAMEGEIRVTLIATGFDRALGQATPDFKPGIVTANGRQTPSQLVVPKPSSIVRPGQNPAAGAGSVQAQPPAGPRSVTGPARPMRPVSQDDLEIPTFMRRQMD, from the coding sequence ATGATCTTCGAGTTCGAGGAACGCAACGATTCCAACGCCGTCATCAAGGTGATCGGCGTTGGCGGTGGCGGCGGGAACGCCGTCAACCGGATGATCGAGGAGCACCTCAGCGGGGTCGAGTTCATCTCCGTCAACACCGACGCCCAGGCCCTTCACAATTCCAAGGCCGACGTCAAGATCCAGATCGGGCGGAAGCTGACCAACGGGCTCGGCGCTGGTGCCAGACCTGACGTCGGGCGGCAGTCGATCGAAGAGAATCGCGAGGAGGTCAGCCGGACGGTCGCCGGCGCCGACCTGGTCTTCGTGACCTGCGGCATGGGCGGTGGGACCGGTACCGGGGCAGCCCCCGTCATTGCCGAGCTCGCCCGCGAAGCCGGCGCCCTCACGGTCGGGATCGTCACCAAGCCGTTCCTGTTCGAAGGGCGCAAGCGGATGCGCCAGGCAGAGCTCGGCATCAGCGAGCTGCGGAAGCACGTCGACACGATGATCGTCGTGCCGAACGAGCGCCTGCTCGCCGTGGTCGGGCGCGGCATGCCGTTCCAGGATGCCCTCAAGAAGGCGGACGAGGTCCTCCTGCAGGCCACCTCCGGCATCTCCGGCATCATCAACACGTCGAGCACCATCAACGTCGACTTCGCCGACGTGCGGACCGTGATGCAGAACGGCGGCTCGGCGCTCATGGGGTCCGGCATCGGCCGCGGCGAGAACCGGGCGATGGAGGCGGCGCAGCAGGCCATCGCCAGCCCGCTCCTCGACAGCGTCTCGATCACCGGCGCCCAGTCCGTGCTCATCAACATCGTCGGTGGCCCCGACCTCCAGCTCGGCGAGGTGCAGCAGATTGCCGAGCTCGTGCAGGAGTCGGTCGGCGACGATGCGGAAATCATCTTCGGCGGCGATTCCAGCAATCCGGCCATGGAAGGCGAGATCCGCGTGACCCTGATCGCCACCGGGTTCGACCGTGCGCTCGGGCAGGCCACGCCCGACTTCAAGCCCGGCATCGTCACCGCGAACGGTCGGCAGACACCGTCCCAGCTCGTGGTCCCGAAGCCCAGCAGCATCGTGCGGCCAGGCCAGAACCCGGCCGCAGGCGCCGGATCCGTCCAGGCCCAGCCGCCCGCTGGTCCCCGCTCGGTGACCGGCCCGGCGCGCCCGATGCGACCGGTCAGTCAGGACGATCTCGAAATCCCCACCTTCATGCGGCGCCAGATGGATTGA
- the ftsA gene encoding cell division protein FtsA codes for MSPDRLVAALDIGSAHTTALIAEVIGELPRRPMLKVLGVGTARTAGFRRGVVSDIEETTRSIAQALGDAERMAGQKVESLYVGIAGEHVQTMTSQGIVAVNGDEITRADVDRANEVARAQSIPRERELLHAIPQEYTVDKNLGVRDPVGMVGTRLETEMYLVTVGASPANNIRKAVEKAGYRTRDLVLAPLASALAALTEDEKELGVVLVEMGSGTTDLAVFLEGKIRHVATINLGGQNVTADIIHGLGVSPVDADRLKEEYGCAYEPMIQPGQFITLPSTVTQGDRQIPYELLAHIIQQRTDEIFDHVQRDLERAGFAKQLNAGVVVTGGASVTAGIAELASDLFGQTVRIGLPEGVDGLKEAVNSPRFSCVVGLAQFAAGRVAIASMLQPAAAAKRTGAPTPAGVNQIVGKVKEWFQDFF; via the coding sequence ATGAGTCCTGACCGCCTTGTCGCCGCGCTCGACATCGGCTCCGCCCACACCACCGCCCTCATCGCGGAGGTGATCGGCGAGCTGCCGAGGCGCCCGATGCTCAAGGTGCTCGGCGTGGGCACGGCGCGAACCGCTGGGTTCCGCCGTGGCGTGGTGTCCGACATCGAGGAGACGACCCGGTCCATTGCGCAGGCGCTCGGTGACGCCGAACGGATGGCAGGGCAGAAGGTCGAGTCACTGTATGTCGGCATCGCCGGCGAGCATGTGCAGACCATGACCAGCCAGGGCATCGTGGCCGTGAACGGGGACGAAATCACCCGTGCCGACGTCGACCGGGCGAACGAGGTGGCCCGTGCCCAGTCCATCCCGCGCGAGCGGGAACTGCTGCACGCCATTCCGCAGGAGTACACGGTCGACAAGAATCTCGGGGTCCGGGATCCCGTCGGCATGGTCGGCACGCGCCTCGAGACCGAGATGTATCTCGTCACCGTCGGGGCGTCGCCAGCCAACAACATCCGGAAGGCGGTCGAGAAGGCCGGGTACCGCACCCGCGACCTCGTGCTGGCCCCGCTCGCCAGCGCGCTCGCGGCGCTCACCGAAGACGAGAAGGAACTCGGCGTGGTGCTCGTCGAGATGGGGTCCGGCACCACCGACCTCGCCGTCTTCCTCGAGGGAAAGATCCGCCACGTCGCGACGATCAACCTCGGCGGGCAGAACGTCACCGCGGACATCATCCATGGGCTCGGCGTCTCGCCCGTGGACGCCGACCGCCTGAAGGAAGAGTACGGCTGCGCCTACGAACCGATGATCCAACCCGGGCAGTTCATCACACTGCCCAGCACGGTGACCCAGGGTGACCGGCAGATCCCGTACGAACTGCTCGCGCACATCATCCAGCAGCGCACCGACGAGATCTTCGATCACGTCCAGCGCGACCTCGAGCGTGCCGGGTTCGCCAAGCAGCTGAACGCCGGCGTGGTCGTGACCGGAGGTGCCTCGGTCACCGCAGGCATCGCGGAGCTGGCTTCCGACCTGTTCGGGCAGACGGTCAGGATCGGCCTTCCGGAAGGTGTGGATGGTCTGAAGGAAGCCGTGAATTCGCCGCGCTTCAGCTGCGTCGTGGGTCTGGCCCAGTTCGCTGCGGGCCGCGTCGCGATTGCCTCCATGCTGCAGCCGGCCGCTGCCGCGAAGCGGACGGGTGCGCCGACTCCGGCGGGTGTGAACCAGATCGTGGGGAAGGTGAAGGAGTGGTTCCAGGACTTCTTCTGA
- a CDS encoding FtsQ-type POTRA domain-containing protein, which produces MTAAARVTAAPAAEPANTDLRRRGAVAGAVLVTAGLLYWGLPRLLSNLEYFHVQTVQLEGARFLSPTAVVAALGADTTASVFDDPKGFAAKVEGIPLVARANIRRRLPGTLVVAIVERTPVALVATRDGFRGVDSAGTRLPIDPAVSAFDAPVVLPPAGPRDTVADRRLYNLLGTLRSRDPLLFDAIEEVRRISTTEWHLWTTHQRVRVTPQVTLDRLADIIPVEQDLARRRIRAAELDLRFRNLVIARLP; this is translated from the coding sequence ATGACGGCGGCCGCGCGCGTGACCGCTGCGCCGGCGGCCGAGCCTGCGAACACCGACCTTCGCCGTCGTGGGGCCGTGGCTGGCGCCGTGCTGGTGACGGCAGGCCTGCTCTACTGGGGGCTCCCGCGCCTCCTCAGCAATCTCGAGTACTTCCACGTCCAGACGGTTCAGCTCGAGGGCGCGCGGTTCCTCTCACCCACCGCGGTGGTCGCGGCGCTGGGCGCCGACACGACGGCCAGCGTCTTCGACGACCCGAAGGGGTTTGCCGCCAAGGTGGAGGGTATCCCCCTCGTCGCCCGCGCCAACATCCGGCGGCGCCTCCCCGGCACGCTCGTCGTCGCCATCGTCGAGCGCACCCCGGTTGCCCTCGTCGCGACCCGGGACGGCTTCCGCGGTGTGGATTCCGCCGGCACCCGCCTGCCGATCGACCCGGCGGTCTCCGCCTTCGATGCCCCGGTCGTGCTGCCACCCGCCGGCCCGCGCGACACCGTCGCCGATCGCCGCCTCTACAACCTGCTCGGCACGCTGCGGTCACGTGACCCGCTCCTCTTCGACGCGATCGAGGAGGTCCGCCGGATCTCGACCACCGAATGGCACCTCTGGACCACGCACCAGCGTGTCCGGGTGACGCCGCAGGTGACGCTGGACCGTCTGGCAGACATTATTCCTGTCGAGCAGGACCTCGCTCGCCGCCGGATCCGCGCAGCCGAGCTGGACCTGCGCTTCCGCAACCTCGTCATCGCCAGACTGCCATGA
- the murC gene encoding UDP-N-acetylmuramate--L-alanine ligase: MAVDSTTSARMRDDALRLFREPDPRPVHFVGIAGAGMSALAELFVRRGVTVTGSDMSPAGNADLEALGVTVHRGHDAAYVRGARAVVVSSAIPADHVEMVEAGALRLPVIRRAEALGAAVAGMQIVGIAGTHGKTTTTVMTTEALAGTSAAPTGIVGGRVHRWGGNLRWGGGTTVVVEADEYDRSFLALHPTIAVVTNVEADHLDIYTDLRDIVATFEAYLAEAHGVVLCADDPGANALAVPAQAELIRYGTDTPDARLVGIVEGDAMRIVFDGAPLGTLTLRVPGQHNRRNALAAIGAGLMLGHSFDALKPGLEAFVGVERRFERKGEVHGVLVIDDYAHHPTEVRATLEAARAAFPGRRIVALFQPHLYTRTRDFADDFGQALAAGTDCFALTDIYKAREHPIPGVTSTLIADAADRAGHAPDWLGSRRDATPALLALVRPGDVVLTMGAGDVTAVGPELLEALSARSA, from the coding sequence ATGGCTGTCGATTCCACGACCAGTGCCCGCATGCGCGATGACGCGCTGCGCCTCTTCCGCGAACCGGACCCGAGGCCGGTGCATTTCGTCGGCATCGCCGGCGCCGGCATGAGTGCGCTGGCCGAGTTGTTCGTGCGCCGCGGTGTCACCGTCACGGGCAGCGACATGAGCCCGGCGGGCAACGCCGACCTGGAGGCGCTGGGCGTCACGGTGCACCGCGGGCACGACGCCGCGTACGTGCGCGGCGCGCGCGCCGTGGTGGTGTCCTCCGCGATTCCCGCCGACCACGTCGAGATGGTCGAGGCAGGCGCACTGCGACTCCCGGTCATCCGGCGTGCGGAGGCGCTTGGTGCAGCCGTCGCCGGCATGCAGATCGTCGGCATCGCCGGCACACATGGCAAGACGACCACCACGGTCATGACGACCGAGGCGCTCGCCGGCACCAGTGCCGCACCCACCGGCATCGTCGGCGGCCGCGTGCACCGCTGGGGTGGCAACCTGCGCTGGGGCGGCGGCACCACGGTGGTGGTCGAAGCAGACGAGTACGACCGCTCGTTCCTCGCCCTGCACCCCACCATCGCCGTCGTCACGAACGTCGAGGCCGACCACCTCGACATCTACACCGACCTCCGCGACATCGTCGCCACGTTCGAGGCGTACCTGGCGGAGGCGCATGGTGTCGTGTTGTGTGCCGACGATCCCGGTGCGAACGCGCTGGCCGTGCCGGCACAGGCGGAGCTGATCCGCTACGGCACCGACACCCCCGATGCCAGGCTGGTGGGCATCGTCGAGGGTGACGCGATGCGCATCGTCTTCGACGGCGCCCCGCTCGGCACGCTCACGCTCCGTGTGCCGGGACAGCACAATCGCCGCAACGCGCTGGCGGCCATCGGTGCAGGGCTGATGCTCGGCCACTCGTTCGACGCGCTCAAGCCCGGGCTCGAGGCGTTCGTGGGCGTGGAGCGGCGGTTCGAGCGGAAGGGTGAGGTGCACGGTGTCCTCGTCATCGACGACTACGCGCACCATCCCACCGAGGTGCGCGCAACGCTCGAGGCGGCGCGCGCGGCCTTTCCCGGTCGCCGCATCGTCGCGCTGTTCCAGCCGCACCTCTACACTCGCACCCGCGACTTCGCGGACGACTTCGGGCAGGCGCTGGCCGCAGGCACTGACTGCTTCGCCCTGACCGACATCTACAAGGCGCGTGAGCACCCGATTCCCGGTGTCACCTCGACGCTTATCGCCGATGCGGCGGATCGTGCGGGGCACGCGCCCGACTGGCTGGGATCGCGCCGCGACGCCACGCCGGCATTGCTCGCGCTGGTGCGGCCGGGGGATGTCGTGCTGACGATGGGTGCCGGTGACGTGACGGCGGTCGGGCCGGAACTGCTCGAGGCCCTCTCGGCGAGGTCGGCATGA
- a CDS encoding glycosyltransferase, which translates to MGSFYVAGGGTGGHLYPGLAIADALASQRPDLDIRFIGAQRGIERTVLPTTRWPHELLDLHPLYRSAPWQNWKTLRGLASALGTIGRLADAHPPVGVLGTGGYAAGALLGYARLKGIPYFLQEQNAVAGLTVRWFSPAARATFVGFPEAVATLPPAARSRTVDTGNPIAPPPSPLPDRAVGRARWGFGDQVTRVLLVFGGSQGSRAINDAIAAWLPAGLPAGWGAIWVTGPSEHPRLAHLASERVRVVAYQNPMAQAYDTADLAVARAGAMSTAELCAWGIPMVLVPLPTAAADHQSLNARALAAAHAAQVVPQSQLGQGALGAALADVCSSGDTLSAMGTAARLRARVDAAHVIAARILASLNLQ; encoded by the coding sequence GTGGGCAGCTTTTATGTCGCGGGTGGCGGCACCGGCGGTCATCTGTACCCGGGGCTCGCCATCGCCGACGCCCTCGCCAGCCAGCGCCCCGACCTCGACATCCGCTTCATCGGCGCGCAGCGCGGGATCGAGCGGACCGTGCTGCCCACCACCCGCTGGCCGCACGAGCTGCTCGACCTCCACCCGCTCTACCGCAGCGCGCCGTGGCAGAACTGGAAGACGCTGCGCGGCCTGGCCAGCGCCCTTGGCACCATCGGCCGGCTCGCCGACGCGCACCCCCCGGTCGGAGTGCTCGGCACGGGCGGATACGCCGCGGGTGCCCTGCTGGGCTACGCCCGGCTCAAGGGCATCCCGTACTTCCTGCAGGAGCAGAATGCCGTCGCCGGCCTGACCGTCCGCTGGTTCAGCCCGGCCGCGCGGGCCACCTTCGTCGGGTTTCCCGAGGCCGTCGCCACCCTGCCGCCCGCCGCCCGCAGTCGCACGGTCGACACCGGGAACCCCATCGCGCCACCCCCCTCGCCGCTCCCGGATCGCGCGGTTGGACGCGCCCGCTGGGGATTCGGCGACCAGGTCACGCGGGTGCTGCTGGTCTTCGGCGGGAGCCAGGGCTCGCGCGCGATCAACGACGCCATCGCCGCCTGGCTACCCGCCGGACTGCCGGCCGGATGGGGTGCGATCTGGGTGACGGGGCCGTCCGAGCACCCCCGGTTGGCGCACCTCGCCAGTGAACGCGTGCGGGTCGTCGCGTACCAGAACCCGATGGCGCAGGCGTACGACACCGCGGATCTCGCCGTGGCCCGCGCCGGCGCCATGTCCACCGCGGAACTCTGCGCGTGGGGCATCCCCATGGTGCTCGTGCCGTTGCCCACCGCCGCGGCGGACCATCAGTCACTGAATGCGCGCGCACTCGCCGCGGCACACGCCGCGCAGGTGGTCCCGCAGTCGCAGCTGGGGCAGGGTGCACTCGGCGCGGCGTTGGCTGACGTATGTTCCTCCGGTGACACGCTGTCGGCGATGGGCACGGCGGCGCGCCTGCGGGCGCGTGTCGACGCCGCGCACGTCATCGCCGCGCGCATCCTGGCCTCACTGAACCTGCAGTAG
- a CDS encoding FtsW/RodA/SpoVE family cell cycle protein — protein sequence MTAAVTVEVVRERWRMGVEARALLLITAILLVLGLATVYSATVIVAQQKNLTPSYYLVRQLVGAGLGIVAFAVCAKFDAERLREYAWHIMIASLVSMLLVLLISSNVNGSKRFLFSHAVQPSEFAKVAVILWTAMLAAKKGEQLRRLGKGLLPFFAVNGTLAVLAILEPDVSVALFYMALMGAMLFIAGARVGHFLLIGLLVIPLAWGRMNGYVKCRIADWRDQPRAVGCAQDINLQTRQSMIAIGAGRMFGVGFGEGRQQSGFLPFQYTDFIGSNVGEEWGFVGLFTVVALFGGYAWLGFRIARDARSQFLQLTAVGLTLTTVITAFVHLAVITGLFPNTGLTLPFISYGRSNLLISLAMTGILVNIGSSRERVYSDALPDPILGIGAR from the coding sequence ATGACGGCTGCGGTGACGGTGGAAGTGGTCCGGGAACGGTGGCGCATGGGCGTCGAGGCACGCGCGCTGCTGCTGATCACCGCCATCCTCCTCGTGCTCGGCCTCGCGACGGTCTACAGCGCCACGGTGATCGTCGCGCAGCAGAAGAACCTCACCCCGTCGTACTACCTCGTCCGCCAGCTCGTCGGCGCGGGCCTGGGCATCGTGGCGTTCGCGGTCTGCGCCAAGTTCGACGCCGAGCGGCTGCGGGAGTACGCGTGGCACATCATGATCGCGTCGCTGGTGTCGATGCTCCTCGTCCTGCTCATCTCGAGCAACGTCAACGGATCCAAGCGTTTCCTGTTCAGCCATGCCGTGCAGCCCTCGGAGTTCGCGAAGGTCGCGGTGATCCTGTGGACGGCCATGCTCGCGGCCAAGAAGGGGGAGCAGCTGCGGCGGCTCGGCAAGGGCCTGCTGCCGTTCTTCGCGGTCAACGGCACCCTGGCGGTGCTCGCGATCCTGGAGCCGGACGTCTCGGTGGCGCTGTTCTACATGGCGCTGATGGGCGCGATGCTCTTCATCGCCGGCGCGCGGGTGGGCCACTTCCTGCTCATCGGGCTGCTCGTCATCCCGCTCGCGTGGGGCCGGATGAACGGCTACGTGAAGTGCCGGATCGCCGACTGGCGCGACCAGCCGCGTGCCGTCGGCTGTGCGCAGGACATCAACCTGCAGACCCGCCAGTCGATGATCGCCATCGGCGCCGGCCGCATGTTCGGCGTCGGGTTCGGAGAGGGCCGCCAGCAGAGCGGCTTCCTGCCGTTCCAGTACACCGACTTCATCGGCTCCAACGTCGGCGAGGAGTGGGGATTCGTCGGCCTCTTCACCGTGGTGGCCCTCTTCGGCGGCTACGCCTGGCTCGGCTTCCGGATCGCTCGCGACGCCCGAAGTCAGTTCCTGCAGCTCACGGCCGTCGGCCTGACACTCACCACCGTCATCACGGCGTTCGTGCACCTGGCGGTCATCACCGGGCTCTTCCCGAACACCGGCCTCACCCTGCCGTTCATCTCCTACGGCCGCAGCAACCTGCTCATCTCGCTGGCGATGACGGGGATCCTCGTGAACATCGGCAGCTCGCGCGAGCGCGTTTACAGCGACGCCCTTCCGGACCCGATTCTCGGGATCGGCGCGCGCTGA